One Mycobacteroides abscessus ATCC 19977 genomic window carries:
- a CDS encoding N-acyl-D-amino-acid deacylase family protein: MATFDLLVRGGLVFDGTGAPGRAVDVGIRGGNVVAMAPDLPAADADQVIDAGGKWVIPGMVDVHTHYDAEVLVSPGLGESVRHGVTSVIYGNCSMSAVYADPEDVADLFARVEALPWDAVHSALKEHKDWDGPRGYRKVIESLPLGANVATLIGHSDIRAAVMGLARATDYDERPTAGELARMRAMVTDALDAGFVGLSTDRLRFSKLEGTRFAGRQLPSTYATWREYGALYDVVRRRGAVVQSNLDVEKRPETIMHFLLSGARPWRRSLKTTLLAAFDLKSNRSVIKLLKAATGGLNPLLRSQVNFQLLAVPFHLYSDGMDLVIFEEFASGTAALDIRDQLQRVDLIKDEGYRRKFRKEMAQKYGVVAWNRDMYDTEIVGCPDESVVGKSFGQVADARGVQPVDAFLDLVSEYPGKVRWHTTIANDRTDVLNEAVKYRHFQLGNNDSGAHLRNMSFYNAGLRLLKRVKEAREAGTPFMSLEAAVHRLTGELGEWYGLDAGRLRIGDTADIAVIDPAGLDDSLDEYHEQYMEEFGVSRQVCRNDNAIAATIVGGQQVYSYGTFVEGFGSTVKAGRFLAAS, encoded by the coding sequence ATGGCGACATTTGACCTGCTGGTGCGCGGCGGCCTGGTTTTCGACGGGACCGGAGCGCCGGGCCGAGCCGTGGATGTCGGGATCCGTGGCGGCAACGTGGTGGCCATGGCGCCCGATCTGCCGGCTGCCGACGCGGACCAGGTGATCGACGCTGGCGGCAAATGGGTTATCCCCGGCATGGTTGACGTGCATACGCACTACGACGCCGAGGTCCTTGTCAGTCCGGGCCTCGGAGAATCCGTGCGCCACGGTGTCACGTCCGTCATCTACGGCAACTGCTCGATGTCCGCGGTGTACGCCGATCCCGAGGATGTTGCCGACCTCTTCGCCCGGGTGGAGGCCCTGCCGTGGGATGCGGTCCACTCCGCCCTCAAGGAACATAAGGACTGGGATGGGCCGCGTGGCTATCGCAAGGTCATCGAGTCACTTCCGTTGGGCGCCAATGTCGCGACGCTGATCGGGCATTCTGATATCCGTGCCGCGGTCATGGGACTGGCCCGCGCGACAGACTATGACGAGCGCCCCACGGCCGGGGAACTCGCCCGCATGCGTGCGATGGTGACCGATGCCCTCGACGCCGGATTCGTGGGCCTGTCCACCGACCGGCTGCGCTTCTCCAAGCTCGAAGGCACGCGCTTTGCGGGCCGCCAGTTGCCGTCCACCTACGCCACGTGGCGCGAATACGGTGCCCTCTACGACGTGGTGCGCCGGCGGGGAGCCGTGGTGCAGTCGAATCTCGATGTCGAGAAGCGCCCCGAGACGATCATGCACTTCCTGCTCAGCGGCGCACGTCCCTGGCGGCGGTCGCTCAAGACGACGCTGCTGGCAGCCTTCGATCTGAAGAGCAACCGTTCGGTCATCAAACTTCTCAAGGCCGCGACCGGCGGACTCAACCCGCTGTTGCGGTCGCAGGTCAATTTCCAGCTGCTCGCGGTGCCCTTCCATCTCTACTCCGATGGTATGGATCTGGTGATCTTCGAGGAGTTCGCCTCCGGCACGGCCGCATTGGACATCCGTGATCAGCTGCAGCGGGTCGACCTGATCAAGGACGAGGGCTACCGGCGCAAGTTCCGCAAGGAGATGGCGCAGAAGTACGGCGTGGTGGCATGGAACCGGGACATGTACGACACCGAGATCGTCGGCTGCCCCGACGAATCGGTGGTCGGCAAGTCATTCGGACAGGTGGCCGACGCTCGCGGTGTGCAGCCGGTGGACGCGTTCCTCGATCTCGTTTCGGAGTACCCCGGGAAGGTGCGTTGGCATACCACCATCGCCAACGACCGCACCGATGTTCTCAACGAGGCCGTCAAGTATCGGCATTTCCAGTTGGGTAACAACGACTCCGGCGCGCACCTGAGGAATATGTCGTTTTACAACGCGGGGTTGCGGTTGCTCAAACGTGTGAAGGAGGCCCGCGAGGCGGGTACTCCGTTTATGTCCCTCGAAGCCGCCGTGCATCGACTCACCGGTGAACTCGGTGAGTGGTACGGCCTGGACGCGGGGCGGCTTCGTATCGGCGACACCGCCGATATCGCCGTAATTGATCCTGCGGGACTTGATGATTCGCTCGATGAGTACCACGAGCAGTACATGGAGGAGTTTGGGGTGTCCCGCCAGGTGTGTCGCAACGATAACGCGATTGCGGCCACGATTGTCGGCGGTCAGCAGGTTTACTCCTACGGCACCTTTGTCGAGGGTTTCGGCAGCACGGTCAAAGCAGGAAGATTCCTGGCGGCGAGCTAG
- a CDS encoding 2Fe-2S iron-sulfur cluster-binding protein has product MTTEAIRVAGSDATGNTVLEVEIYGSTHILDWPRGKKLLDVLLDAGIDAPYVCRESACATCICSVKGGQTRMLMNESLIDSEVADGFTLACQTLPESERVQIFFDG; this is encoded by the coding sequence GTGACAACCGAGGCGATCCGAGTCGCGGGCAGTGACGCCACTGGGAATACCGTGCTGGAAGTCGAAATCTATGGCAGCACACATATTCTCGACTGGCCGCGGGGTAAGAAACTGCTCGACGTGCTGCTGGATGCGGGTATCGACGCGCCCTACGTGTGCCGCGAATCGGCTTGCGCTACCTGCATCTGCTCGGTGAAGGGGGGCCAGACACGCATGCTCATGAACGAGTCGCTCATCGACAGCGAGGTGGCCGACGGGTTCACGCTGGCCTGCCAGACATTGCCGGAGTCGGAGCGGGTGCAGATCTTCTTCGACGGATGA
- a CDS encoding metal-dependent hydrolase, with protein MAVVEQGRRGVAARALPKVRRMNFRFGEPAPMKKHYVEGDIVFSHLVSLLSGAFPPGEESFIRSVRNYSDQITDPVLKKRVAGFIGQEAMHGREHRKLNEKIVDMGYPLVRIMNFDEGSRREKFVIALEKRAPKIAHLAMTAAAEHYTAVLAQRVLSSPELQEIPMSEEIHHLLNWHAMEEMEHKSVAFDVYRSVGGPESIRIGVMSLIWLGTLPFMTLAVLASILTDPSGWKPLAVLRQAVDVYRGPLVKGLMRDIAEYMRPGFHPDDIDTEELLHEWQGILFGADGELNDRLPGRRAVGQ; from the coding sequence ATGGCTGTTGTCGAGCAGGGACGGCGGGGAGTGGCGGCGCGTGCATTGCCCAAGGTGCGCCGGATGAACTTCCGGTTCGGTGAGCCGGCCCCCATGAAGAAGCACTACGTCGAGGGCGACATCGTCTTTAGTCACCTGGTCTCGCTCCTTTCCGGGGCGTTTCCTCCCGGCGAGGAGTCGTTCATCCGTTCCGTGCGCAACTACTCCGACCAGATCACCGACCCAGTGCTCAAGAAGCGGGTCGCCGGCTTCATCGGCCAGGAGGCCATGCACGGACGCGAGCACCGCAAACTCAACGAGAAGATCGTCGACATGGGCTACCCCCTGGTCCGGATCATGAACTTCGATGAGGGCAGCCGGCGCGAGAAATTCGTGATCGCGTTGGAGAAGCGCGCGCCTAAAATCGCGCACCTGGCGATGACGGCGGCCGCCGAGCACTACACCGCGGTGTTGGCTCAGCGGGTGCTCTCCAGCCCCGAGTTACAAGAGATTCCGATGTCCGAAGAGATCCATCACCTCCTGAACTGGCATGCCATGGAGGAGATGGAGCACAAGTCGGTGGCCTTCGACGTGTACCGGTCGGTGGGCGGCCCCGAATCGATACGGATCGGCGTGATGTCCCTGATCTGGTTGGGTACGTTGCCGTTCATGACGCTGGCGGTGTTGGCGTCGATTCTGACCGACCCAAGCGGCTGGAAACCGTTGGCAGTGCTGCGTCAGGCCGTAGATGTGTATCGCGGTCCGCTGGTGAAGGGACTGATGCGTGATATCGCCGAGTACATGCGTCCGGGCTTCCATCCCGACGATATCGACACCGAAGAACTGCTACATGAGTGGCAGGGGATTCTCTTCGGTGCCGATGGCGAGCTCAATGATCGCCTACCCGGGCGCCGCGCGGTGGGCCAGTGA